DNA from Rosa rugosa chromosome 6, drRosRugo1.1, whole genome shotgun sequence:
TGAACATAGGAATAGAACCTCTTAGTTTCTAGCAAAGTCCTGGATCACTGATGCAGTAAAGAAGtatacaccttttttttttttttttggggttttgacTATTTACATTTCTCTATCTTCTTATTCTGTTcatcaaataatacaaaactaTACAATATACAATTTTAGATTGTCCAAAGTACTTGTCTGCTTTAATTTTGATAATGCAATGCCGTTGATCTGTCGAACCCTCTCCCTTGAAAGTTCTAACAATCTTCCTATCTCCTCAAAGGACTGAGGGGTCTCTCCATTTAGTCCAAAGTGTAATCTCAATACATTTGCTTCTCTATCACTCAACGTCTTTAGAAGCTTCTCCACCTCTTGCTTCATTAGCTGTTTTCTAAGCATCGTTTCTGGCATCATCTCATCCGGCCCTCTTAGGATATCCTGCAATGAAATATGAACTAATAAGTTCAGGATTGATTAATGGACCATAACTGATATTTGTTCACAATCCTATGTTTTTCTTATGAAGTTCTCACATTGAAGATTAGATAAGTTGGTGAATAACCTTACCAAATCAACTTATTATCAGTATATAAGTTTGAGTCTCTTAACTGTTCAAGCAAGTTAATTTATGTCCTGATCCTGAATGACTTTAATTCAGACCATGTTTTAGAGCTAAGGGCGTTTCACCGAGTTCTCAAGCTATCTATGGACTATGATTCAGTTATGCAAATGTTGAATCTGCAGGTATGCAGGTAATCTACTCCTAATTCTCAGAAGGAAGCTGAATATtgtgagttgcaattaaaaacTCTCATGAAAACTTCAAATCACCTGTTGAAATCTTTGAAACCCAGGAAACCTGCTTAAATTATAACCATTTTTAGGAGAAGGTCTAACTGGACACCCATAATTTCTCAGTCCAACATCAGAGCATGAGATTCAAGAGCACTAGAATTCTTATGAGATTTGATTTGATATTGAATCAGTCATTTCAATGGAATTACTATACATTCAGTAAAGTAGAAATAAGATTCAAGAGAGGAACCTGGAGTGCCATGCAACCTTGATCAGTCACCACTCGATCCAATGAAAGAGGGAGTCTGCTCCTCTCACAAACAAGTCTTACAGTTGAGGCTTGAATATTTACCATTTCAGCAATTTCTTCGTGACTAGGCAGCCGGTGAAATCTTTGGTTGAAGGAATTTTTAGCTTTTGTGATTTTTGCCATCACTCCACAAATGTGTCCCTGCACAAACAAACTAACCATACTTCTGTATCAAGGCATTTTTACCAGCTTACCTCGCAAGAATGTATTAAAGATCACTTAATCATGCGATGtaacaaataaagaaagaaatggTAACCAGGTCAGCTACTCACTGGTAATCTGATTATTCTAGACTTCTTTTCTATGGCTCTGATGATAGCTTGTCTAATCCACCAATACACATATGTTGATAATTTAAATCCTCTCTCAGGATCAAACTTCTCTACCCCTCGAAGAAGTCCAATGCTCCCTTCCTGCTAAAACAGGTACTGATCAGTTTCATATAACACTTGGGAAAACATATTTAAGTATGAGTGGAAGCAGGTGTCGAAACCTGAATGAGGTCCTCCAAGCTTAATCCTTTCCCTTGATAACTGCTGGCAACAGAAACAACAAGTCCTCGATAGCTCTTGATGATCCTTTCTTGTGACTCTCTTCTGTTACGGATAACCTTATCTATACTTCTCATCTTCACCCTCATCACATTTGCCAGCTGTTTCGAAGTTGGCTCATGCTCTTGAGCTTCTGTGACTCTTGTTCTTTCAGATTCTAGTGTTGCTCCCTCCTGTGTCATTAAAATGTCAACTTCTTTTAACAAGGAAAAAAGTTATTCTTAAAGTGGAGCAGTAAAGGCCTTTCACTTAACACACAGAGTGCTAAAGTTAATTTTTTGGCAGTTAAAAATATTTCTAGCAACTGCATTAGACCAAAGTATGCAGATTAGAAgtagaaacaaaagaaagtcaAGGTTTGTGTTAGCAAATTAGAAGAATAGTTTCCAAAAATTATCATACAAAAGCCATCAATTAAAACAACCTTGGTTGCATCATTTATAAGCAAAAAGAATTTGTTGAAAACCAAATGCTAGAGCATGATGTACTTGCTGAGGAAATAAGCTAGAGCATCATGAACACAATGAATTGTTGTAGTCATCTATGATTCAAATATTTAACTGTGCTATGAATCAACTGTAAGAAAGCACTAACAAGAACATGTTCTACAGTTGAGAAAATGCCAATGAGATGAACATTGCGTAAATTAGCAAGACGAGATGGAAGAAAGGCTGTACCTGTTGCAAAAGTCCAGTACTTTATGAATGCTATTGAATTTGGCAAATAGATGCATACTATATGCATTATGCAATCAAAAATTTGCAAGTCAAGGACTTGCAAATTCTGATAAACAGAGACATGTAAGTAAGTAGCTAGAAAAGTACTCTTCAACCAAATTTAGTTATGTAACTCAACGAATTTGGGTATACAAATAACAGTACAAACTGAGATTACACCAACAATAGTGAAACTATATATGGTAGTAATTGCATAATGCTAACATAGTCATGAAGCAGAATACCTTGAGACTCTGACAGCACTCTGCCTCCTCTCTTGGGCTCAGATAACCATATCTCACAACCCCAAATGAAACCCTCTCATCTTCAATCTCCCTCTTCCTCTCCTCATCATCAAAACACTCCAACCCtttcctccttctcctcctcttcttcctcctcgccATCAATCCACCACCACTCTCATTCCCACTCTCATTGCAACTCCAAACCTCACTAATCCCTTCCCTCACGGCCGCGGCATCTCTGGCCACCTCTGCCACAGCGTGTGCCAGCGCCACTGCCTCCGCGGCAGCTCCATTGACCAATGCATCGTTGGAGACTAAGTTGGCGCCAAATTTGGAGGAGGGAAAAGGCAAGTGGGTTTTGAGTGGTGAGATGTTTGAGAGTGAAAGTGTGGGGAGAGTTGGAGGTTGGTTTGGTGATGAACATATGCCAGTGGTGATGGCCATACAGCAGAGTAGAAGAGTGATGAGTGAACTGTGTCCCAAGGAAGTTGTGTTTTGGAGATATTTTGTGTTTGGTGCCATATCCATATGGGAGCGGGACAAAGGCTTCTGGAGGGAGAGGGGATAGAGGTGTTTGGAGCTCATTTTTGTATCTGTGGTTGTTATTCACTCATTGGTTCAATTTTATTCTTCCCAAATCCCAATACACAATTATTTTCTCATTGTATCTTTTGAGTTTGTTTGTTTGTCCAATTTATGACAAATCTGTTGGTATCTTAATATGAATGTCATCTTTTTTTTGTTCCATATATTTTAAAGTAACAAGGTAACATGTACATTATAAATGATGACTGAAAATTTGAATTAACTTTAGTCGGTCGAAATAGTTAAGGTGACAACTCAAAGATGCAATAAGCTAGCAAGTGGAGTAGCTTTTGGAATTAGCTCAAGTGGTGAGAGGGGATTGCAAATTGGATTATGATTAGGCTAGATCATGAGTTCTATTCCCCTCCAATGTAACAAACAAATGCAAGAAGTAGAGTCTACTCAAAAAACATTCTAGCAAGGTGGAGCGGATGGGGTATTGATGGAAAAATCCTAATCGAATGAGGGTTAATATGTAGATTGGCTCAAAAGCTGCGTAAATCAAACTATACCGAGAAAATCGAGATCAAAAGTGGAGCTGCAAAGGGACTTTGATACGACTCAATGGACAACAAATGTCACAAtcatcctccattttcttttcaatACAAAGCTGAACATGGAGAGGAGGGAAGAAACTTGATGAGCGGTCCATAACCACAAGTTCTTATTTTTTAATCTCTGTTCACAGTCTTCTTCATAGTATAGGTAAATTTTACAAAATGTAATCGTAATATGTCAATAATCTCATCCGCCCATTAGGATTCAATAGTAAGGTTGGTATTGAATTTTATATGCATGTATACATCACACAACATTATTTTACCGGATAGGCAAACGACACTTTATAACCGCCTAATACAAGACTTTTTCTGTTATATGATTCatcggacaaaaaaaaaaaaaaaaaaaaattctgtatTGGACCAAAGAAAAGAGTCCACAGTACTTACCGCACAAAGCCCATACTCCTCCTCGTTGGGCCTCGTACATAAAGAAATGTACCCCCCACTTTTCTTTTGGCGCCAATTTCTTGCCCTAGCTATCACTCCCAGTCCCAAATCGATCACAACCTAATCGATCCCACCCAGGGTTTCACTCTTCAGTTCAGGTAGACCTCGAAAAGCCTCAATCTTTCTGAAGCACCGTCGCGAATGGCCGAGCCTCGGGCCAAGCGCCCCAAGATTACAAGGTTCCCGTTTCACCCGATTacaatttttcttgattttgtttGGCGTTCAATTTCTCATTCTCATTTCCAATTAGGGTTTCCAATTTCTCATTCAAATCACGGAAATTACCCCTGAAATCTTAGAAGTTTTGGTTTAGTTAACTATTAGAGGGGTAAAGATTTGAGCTTTTGATATTTGGGACCCGTGGAAACTATAATTTCATGCTAGAATCATCTATTTTAGCTATGTTGAATTGACTTTCTTGTTTTAAAGTCAGGAGTGTAGTGTATAGACTtggaattttaattttatttttatgaaaatTGGAACTTTATTTCAGAGGTGAAGATGATTATATGCCGGGAAGCATAACTGAGATTGAGCTTCATAATTTTATGACCTTTGATAAGTTGAAGTGCATACCCGGATCTCGTCTAAACCTTGTGATTGGACCGAATGGTTCTGGAAAGAGCTCCCTCGTGTGTGCAATAGCACTGGGTCTAGGTGGTGAGCCGCAGGTTAGTTAGTATTGAGCAGTGTGTGTGATCTTATTtcgtttgaatttttttttttttaatgattagATATATATGGGGAATTTTGTAAGTGCAGCTGCTTGGGAGGGCGACCAGTGTTGGAGCATATGTGAAGCGGGGGGAGACGTCGGCTCACATCAAAATTACGTTGAGAGGAAACACAAGGGAAGAGAATATTATTATCATGCGTAAGATTGATGCACGTAACAAATCTGAATGGTTGTACAATGGTAAGTAGTTTAATACTTGTAATTAACTCACATTTCGTTCTAGTCTTCTTAACTACTATTTTAGCAATTTTTGTGAATGCATTAGCAACAAACAAATACTGGGATATTAAGGCAGAGACCTGAAGTGGTTTGTAGTCATGACGAAAAACATACTTGTCAGTAGCCGCTTAAACTGGCCCGTTTAACCTACTTTTCCTACAAAACTAGGATTAGCTGAGCCACAATCTGATTCTTTTTTTaggctttttttatttttctattttcttttcatagtATTATGATTTTATGGTTATTGCTTTGATTTTGGTCTTATTTTCCTGTAAGTTTTTCAATGCATTACCTTCCATTTCAACAGTTTTGCTTCCAAGAATTCATGGGTGCAtgcatttttttattaatttttggtaTTTCTGATTGTCTTCCCTCAGCATTCATTTTACTTGGTGTTACATTTGTAGCCATGCTTGTGTTTTCAATTCTTGCCACTATTATGCAAGAAAGTACGAAATTTTTTATGACATTTCTTGATTTTCTATTGAGAAAGTAGAGAAAAAGGTTTAGTTATATATAGtacacacacagacacacatCACTCTCTCTAACTCATGATTGGTTATTGAAGCAAACAAACTTTCTATAAGATGTTGTTTATTTGTTGCATTTATCAAGAACGAGAAGGCAGAGGAGTATCCTGACCAGTATTTTATTAATCTTCTTTGAATTTCAGGAAAAGTGGTGCCTAAGAAAGAAGTAACTGAAATCATTCAAAGGTTTAACATACAAGTCAACAACTTAACTCAAGTGAGTATTTGTTGTAATCAATATCAGAACATTccattttgaattttgtaatttcatGTTTAGATGCAACTTCAAGTTTTGATATGCATCTAACTGTTTCTGTTTCTTAAATTCCTTTACCAGTATATCTTGCTATTTCATTTAAGTTCACTGCCTTGAAATGCGGTGATGAAGCTGCTCGCTGCTTGTAATACATATTTCAACTGTCTGTTGAAGCTTCTAGATTTGAAATTGTTCTTTGatacttttggttttgaaaatgaCAAGATGAATTTATTAGAAGGCATCATGTTGATCGTTATTATATAGAATAACCAATTACTTTACAAATTGCTTGGCAGTGCCAGCAGCTGTTTTTTATGAAGATCTCAAGTAGGGTTAGCATCATCTAGCCATTACACATTATGGTTTGTATTTTATAACCTATTTAATGATGCCTTCTATAAACCTTAGGGATCTGTCTCCTTCATCAACAACAATTACAAGAGATCGTCTTCGGGTTCAATTAGAATTATGATATTAGTTGTGGGGTTGATTATGTGCTCAGATAATTTGTGCGACTTTAGATCTTttggttttaatatttatttgtCATACTTTTCAATCTATACTTATTATTAGTTTTTGTCACtgcttttctccttctttgttatttatttcctttttgtaatcattttttgtttgtgtgtgtttttttttttttttttggggggggggggggggattatAGTTTTTACCACAAGACCGTGTCTGTGAGTTTGCCAAATTAACTCCAGTGCAACTACTAGAAGAGACTGAAAAGGCTGTAGGTGATCCTCAACTGCCGATCCAGCATCGTGAACTTATTGAGATTAGTAAGAAAGTGAAGAGAATTGAGCAAGTGAGTTCTAATTTGTCCTTTCTTAGCAATGCATATTTATAAATCGGCCCTGTTATTTTGACATTGTTCTTTTCTGATCTAGGCTGTTGAAAAAAACGGAGAAACTTTGAATCAGATGAAAGCACTTAATGCTGAACAAGAAAAAGATGTTGAGCGTGTCCGTCAAAGAGAAGAACTTCTTGCAAAGGTTTGCCTTTTGCTTTTGTTGATAATCAGCATGCATGCTCCTTGACAATTAAGATATCTTACATGGTcagaccaaaacaaaaaatacatcTGCAGGCTGagaccatgaaaaagaaattgcCTTGGCTAAAGTACGATATGAAGAAGTCTGAATATATGGAAGCTAAGGAGAAGGAAAAGGCTTCAAAGAAGAAGTTGGATGATGCTGCAAGAATTCTAAATGATCTTCAAGAACCTATTGAGTACGCTTACTTAATTTAATTGTTCATACGTAATATATTTTAAGTAGCTGTTCTAGTCAAGTTATGTGGTGACGTAACACGTTTTCATTGTGTTAGACTCATTTAAGGAAGTATGTGTTACATAAATTGTGATATTAACATACCTAGGAATGAATATCCTGCTAATAATTCTATCCATTTATATGCTCTTGTGATCTAGTGGCATACTGGCGTACTTGTTTTATGTGTCGCCAACCGAGCACTAGCTTTAAATGTAAGATTAACTGTCTATATTTACTTTATTCTTTTGGGTGTGGTGTGTTAAATATATATCTTTTGGGTGTGGGTGTGTTAAATATATACTGGGGAGAGGCTGACTGTCATTGCATATGCTTCAGCATGTTTTTGAAAATCCGTATATGGATACTGAAAAGTTCTGCATTCTCTCTATTTTGACACTGTCCCTCCAGCATGGAGCTCTTGTTCAACACGACTGGCTATTCCAACGTGTGAGGCTTTTAGAGCAAGTGGTTATGTAAATGTAATAAAGTGGTTAACAAGCAAGCATATTTATCTATACTATAATAAAGAGATGATAGCTTGATGTCCATAACTGAAAAAATGGATGGGATATATCTCTCGAGTACTAAAAAAACACTTTGGAAGACCAGATTAACCAATAGGCATAATAAAGTCAATTcacaaaagagaaaataaaacaattgtAGAGAAGCCAGcctctatttttgttttgtctGAAGAAATCACCAACCACTATCAACTTTCTTATCTCCCACACATAAAATGTGGGCCCTGgcttccttgtttttttttttttttttcattttgtttggTCTTTCAATTCCCATTGCAcagtttattttactttattttttcctcatgtaacaaaaaaaagttcTTAACCTACATTCGAAACCACAGAtgtttttcaaccaaattctCTATACTGCCTTTTATTGCAGTGCCTTTGTTCTTCCTTcaggtgttgtatattgagtgTTTTACTGGGCTGcaggaaaaaaaggaaagagaaagccATATGGGAGTCGAGAAGTAAACAAGTAGGCAAACTCATTAATGGGAATGCAAGCAAGCGCAGGGAACTTTTGGAAAAGGAAGACCGTTTGGTATGTTGGAATGCTACTTTCATTTCTCTTAATATTGTGCTCTCAGTTTGCTATAATATTTTGTAGCATGGTTGTAAGTGAATCTTTGTTGTGCTTTAATTGGTTATCTATATACTTATAGGGGGTACAAGTACAAGGAAAATACAAACAAATGGAAGACTCAAGGAGGGAAGAAGAATCTCGTCAGCAAGAAATCTTAAGAGGCAAGGAGGATCTAGCTGCTGCTGAACGAGAACTTGAGAATCTGCCTCCTTCTGCACTGCCCACGGATGAACTTGTAAGTTATGGATTCGATGTTCAAAATCTTGTGATTCTTAAATGTTAAGATTTCATTCTCCTCTGGTAGTGGTTAATTCGATTAAATAAAGGCGTTTAATTTTCATCTGCTAAAGTCAACCACTTGTGAGAGGTTATGTTTCCCTTTTCTCGGTATTTCATAACATTTTCTTGGTGCACATCGTGTCAAGTTCAGAGTGTTGTTTGCTTCTAAACAACAAAACTCTTCACTCTTTTACCCTGGATTAAGAAATTCCTCAATCACCTACTATAAAAGTTAGATCTAATCCAACGATGGGTATGACTTTTAGTATTAAATACAACTCTTGCCATATTTATTGAAAAGTACCTGGGGCATCAAACTTTTGTTTGACAAGCTCTCTCCTCACCAAAGCTTGGCCATACCCAAAAACAAATGAGAGAGACTATTTCACCTTCCCACCTCCATCTTTTTCTGCTTTCGCTGACAAACCTTTCCATCTTCTCGACATTGCCTCCTCTTTCATTTGATAAATTACCAAACAAAACCATATCAGGTCAAGCCTTGCCTCTCCTCATTACATTTCATGTCTGTTGCTTTGGAAAAATTGAACTATTAGTGAAGGTATCTGGGCCATGCAGACGCTGATGTTTAGGCTGAAATTTGTTTTATGTAATATCAGTTTCATATTTCATTTTACTTATTCTCAGGAACATCATATGGCTTCTCTAACATGGCCTTATCAACTTCCCACCTACactattttcttaaaacaataTTTGTAATGGCTCTTGTTCTAAATAACCTCATTATGCATTCTGATGATCTTCACCGCTAGGAGCTTTAGGAGCTGCAGACATCTTATCAGTAATTTTGAGGAAGGTAAACAATGCGCTGGACAAAGCAGAGCATTAACAACCCTAATTACAGCACCCGTCCAATCTAACAGAATGAAAGAAAGACTAGTGGTTAAAAATAATTGCTGCCAATTAGTGGTTTTGATTATAGTCTATTTAGATTAAATCCTTACTCCATGGTGTTTGGGAGAAGAGCTCTGCTATAAACAATGAAGCAGAATTCGTTCATCAGAATAGTAATTTTACATCCTACATTAAACTATCATGTTTCACTGCTTTCATTGGTTTGTACACTTGCTTGAGTTCTTCCATCATGTTACTGAGTAAAACATTCCTGATCAGAAAAGATTAGGCTACCAAATTGTGGAGCTAGGAGGCTCTGCAAATGCAAAGAGGGCCCAGAAATCAGAGAAGGACAAACACTTATCTGAAAAGAAGGCATCCCTACACGCGTGCTTGCACAAGTAAATCTTCTTCATGGTTAAATGTTGTCTCATATTGCCTTTACTGTAATTCAAACCTCTTTTACGATGCTTCTTCGATATATCCTTTTCAGGCTGAAGGAGATGGAAAGTGCAAATAGTAAACTTTTATTAGCCTTAAAAAATACCGGAGCACATAAGATTTTTGAAGCTTATAACTGGATGAAAGAACATCGACATGAATTCAATAAGGAGGTGTATGGCCCTGTTTTGCTCGAGGTATGCTTTTAGAGTGCCCACTGTTTTTCGTTTGGTGCTTACTGATGGATGATTCCATGGATGTTTCATAATGCTTTTGAGTTTAAACTCAGGTTAATGTGTCCGACCGTCGTCATGCCGCCTATTTAGAAGGTCATGTTGCTCATTATGTCTGGAAGGTAACTAGATTTCTATTTGTTGACAGCTCTCATCATCTTACACTTTGCCCACATCATACACCAGTCTTGTGAATC
Protein-coding regions in this window:
- the LOC133716060 gene encoding RNA polymerase sigma factor sigD, chloroplastic; its protein translation is MDMAPNTKYLQNTTSLGHSSLITLLLCCMAITTGICSSPNQPPTLPTLSLSNISPLKTHLPFPSSKFGANLVSNDALVNGAAAEAVALAHAVAEVARDAAAVREGISEVWSCNESGNESGGGLMARRKKRRRRRKGLECFDDEERKREIEDERVSFGVVRYGYLSPREEAECCQSLKEGATLESERTRVTEAQEHEPTSKQLANVMRVKMRSIDKVIRNRRESQERIIKSYRGLVVSVASSYQGKGLSLEDLIQEGSIGLLRGVEKFDPERGFKLSTYVYWWIRQAIIRAIEKKSRIIRLPGHICGVMAKITKAKNSFNQRFHRLPSHEEIAEMVNIQASTVRLVCERSRLPLSLDRVVTDQGCMALQDILRGPDEMMPETMLRKQLMKQEVEKLLKTLSDREANVLRLHFGLNGETPQSFEEIGRLLELSRERVRQINGIALSKLKQTSTLDNLKLYIV